One region of Mycolicibacterium lutetiense genomic DNA includes:
- a CDS encoding DUF2237 family protein produces MADRNVLGGALQECGTEPLTGFYRDGCCSTGEADQGWHTICAVVTAEFLEHQQSIGNDLSTPAPQFRFPGLMPGDRWCVTAVNWLRAHHDGKAAPVVLAATHERTLNLVPLDVLQQYAVDVPDDLGSL; encoded by the coding sequence ATGGCTGATCGCAACGTGCTGGGCGGCGCACTTCAGGAGTGCGGCACCGAACCGCTCACGGGCTTCTACCGCGACGGATGCTGCTCGACCGGGGAGGCGGACCAGGGGTGGCACACCATCTGCGCCGTGGTCACCGCAGAGTTCCTCGAACACCAGCAGTCGATCGGCAACGATCTGTCGACGCCGGCACCACAGTTCCGGTTCCCGGGCCTGATGCCCGGAGACCGGTGGTGTGTCACCGCCGTCAACTGGTTGCGGGCGCACCACGACGGCAAAGCCGCCCCCGTGGTCCTGGCCGCCACCCATGAACGCACGCTGAACCTGGTGCCCCTCGACGTGCTTCAGCAATATGCCGTCGATGTGCCCGACGACCTGGGCAGCCTCTGA
- a CDS encoding protein adenylyltransferase SelO produces MSVAPDTAVELDNRFARALPEMAVAWQAEPAPALRLLVLNEALAAELGLDASWLRSPDGLGLLSGTVVPDGATPVAQAYAGHQFGGYVPRLGDGRALLLGELVGPGDRLRDLHLKGSGRTPFARGGDGLAVVGPMLREYIVSEAMHAMGIPTTRSLAVVATGRAVRRETSLPGAVLARIAGSHLRVGSFQYASAQAQTAGDITLLRRLADHAIARHHPDAANAENPYLALYEGVVAAQASLLAQWMLVGFIHGVMNTDNMTISGETIDYGPCAFMETFDPATVFSSIDHGGRYAYGNQPTVAAWNLARFAETLLPLLADEGDHAVELATRALHEFGPQFDAAWSAGMRAKLGLPTEVDDEAARALMDDLLVLLQQNRTDYTSFFRDLSRAARGENRIAAGFDEWLERWQAFGPDAAAMDRVNPVYIPRNHLVEEALAAATADDLQPLQELMSALAEPYDERPGLERYAAPAPDDFGAYRTFCGT; encoded by the coding sequence GTGAGCGTCGCACCGGATACCGCAGTCGAACTGGACAACCGCTTCGCCCGCGCCCTTCCCGAGATGGCCGTCGCGTGGCAGGCCGAACCCGCCCCCGCACTGCGATTGCTCGTGCTCAACGAGGCGTTGGCGGCCGAACTCGGCCTTGACGCCTCCTGGCTGCGCAGCCCCGACGGCCTCGGTCTCTTGTCGGGCACCGTCGTTCCCGACGGCGCCACGCCGGTGGCGCAGGCCTATGCCGGGCACCAATTCGGCGGCTACGTCCCGCGTCTCGGCGACGGACGCGCACTGCTGCTCGGCGAACTCGTCGGGCCCGGCGACCGTCTGCGCGATCTACACCTCAAAGGATCTGGCCGCACCCCATTCGCCCGGGGCGGTGACGGCCTCGCCGTCGTCGGACCCATGCTGCGCGAGTACATCGTGAGCGAGGCGATGCACGCCATGGGCATTCCCACCACCCGCTCACTGGCCGTGGTGGCCACCGGACGTGCAGTCCGGCGCGAGACATCACTGCCCGGGGCGGTGCTGGCCAGGATCGCCGGCAGTCACCTGCGGGTCGGCAGCTTCCAATACGCGAGCGCGCAGGCCCAGACCGCCGGCGACATCACGCTGCTGCGCCGGCTCGCCGACCACGCCATCGCACGACACCATCCCGACGCGGCGAATGCGGAGAACCCGTACCTGGCGTTGTACGAGGGCGTCGTCGCGGCGCAGGCGTCGCTGCTGGCGCAATGGATGCTCGTCGGGTTCATCCACGGCGTGATGAACACCGACAACATGACCATCTCCGGTGAGACCATCGACTACGGGCCGTGCGCCTTCATGGAAACCTTCGATCCCGCAACGGTATTCAGCTCGATCGATCACGGCGGTCGCTACGCCTACGGCAATCAGCCCACGGTGGCTGCGTGGAACCTGGCCCGCTTCGCCGAAACCCTGCTACCCCTACTCGCCGACGAGGGCGACCACGCCGTCGAGCTGGCCACCCGGGCACTGCACGAGTTCGGCCCCCAATTCGACGCCGCATGGTCGGCCGGGATGCGCGCCAAGCTCGGGCTGCCCACCGAGGTCGATGATGAGGCGGCCCGTGCCCTGATGGATGACCTACTTGTGCTGTTGCAGCAGAACCGAACTGACTACACGTCATTCTTTCGCGACCTCAGCCGTGCCGCGCGCGGAGAAAACCGGATCGCCGCCGGATTCGACGAGTGGCTGGAGCGGTGGCAAGCCTTCGGCCCTGACGCCGCTGCGATGGACCGGGTGAATCCCGTCTACATCCCCCGCAATCATCTCGTCGAGGAGGCGTTGGCCGCGGCGACCGCCGATGATCTGCAGCCCCTCCAGGAACTCATGAGCGCCCTCGCGGAACCCTACGATGAGCGCCCCGGGCTCGAGCGGTATGCCGCACCGGCGCCCGACGACTTCGGTGCCTACCGCACGTTCTGCGGAACCTGA
- a CDS encoding dienelactone hydrolase family protein, with amino-acid sequence MNTPTGPIDALLSLPGGEGPRPGVVIIHDAIGYAPDNEAISERVAAAGYLALTPNLYARGGRARCITRVMRELLTQRGRALDDILAARDHLRAHPQCTGTVGIAGFCMGGQFALVLGPKGFGASAPFYGTPLPRRLDQTLDASCPVVASFGRRDPLGIGAAGRLQRVVDDKFIPSDIKVYSEAGHSFANQLPGQSFLRITGFGYNEAATADAWSRVFAFFDEHLAAKAN; translated from the coding sequence ATGAACACACCGACCGGCCCGATCGACGCTCTACTCAGCCTCCCCGGTGGCGAAGGACCGCGGCCAGGGGTGGTGATCATCCACGACGCGATCGGCTACGCACCCGACAACGAGGCGATCTCCGAACGCGTCGCGGCGGCCGGCTATCTCGCGCTCACGCCGAATCTCTACGCACGCGGAGGTCGGGCCAGGTGCATCACCCGGGTGATGCGGGAACTGCTGACACAGCGCGGCCGGGCACTGGACGACATCCTGGCCGCACGCGATCACCTGCGTGCGCACCCGCAGTGCACCGGGACGGTCGGCATCGCAGGTTTCTGTATGGGCGGACAGTTTGCGCTTGTACTTGGCCCCAAAGGGTTTGGCGCGTCAGCACCGTTCTACGGCACTCCGCTGCCGCGTCGGCTCGACCAGACCCTGGACGCCTCATGCCCGGTCGTGGCGAGCTTCGGCCGCCGCGATCCGCTAGGTATCGGTGCCGCCGGCCGGTTGCAGCGCGTCGTCGACGACAAGTTCATCCCGTCCGACATCAAGGTCTACTCCGAGGCCGGGCACAGCTTCGCCAATCAACTTCCGGGCCAGTCGTTTCTGCGCATCACCGGCTTCGGCTACAACGAGGCGGCCACCGCCGATGCCTGGTCGCGGGTGTTCGCGTTCTTCGACGAGCACCTGGCGGCTAAAGCCAACTGA
- a CDS encoding amidohydrolase encodes MLMRLPEVRTWQEPLYRDLHENPELSHQEKRTAGVVAARLRESGLTVHEGVGGTGVVAVLGNGDGPRVLLRADMDALPVAEATGLPYASATPGVMHACGHDVHVTCLLGAVELFAQATDHWRGTVIAVFQPAEEVGDGARGMADDGLVDIVGKVDVALAQHVFPTPGGQVSIRSGAVMSAADSLRVTVFGRGGHGSMPQVTVDPVVLASMIVIRLQTIVSREVAPSETVVLTVGSIQAGAKSNVIGDHAVLELNLRTFDDSVRAAMLAAIRRIVIAECQASDSPREPEFELYDHFPPTVNDDAVTARVEAAFHGYFGDRVQTMPAGAGSEDFSDIPVALGAPYTYWGIGGLDEQVFRAAVAADRVGADIPVNHSPRFAPVLQPTLDTGTQALVVAGLSWL; translated from the coding sequence GTGCTGATGCGCCTGCCCGAGGTCCGCACATGGCAGGAGCCGCTCTACCGGGACCTGCACGAGAATCCCGAACTTTCGCATCAGGAAAAGCGCACTGCCGGTGTGGTCGCCGCGCGTCTGCGGGAGTCCGGTCTGACCGTCCATGAAGGTGTCGGTGGAACCGGTGTGGTCGCGGTCTTGGGTAACGGCGACGGTCCCCGGGTCCTGTTGCGCGCGGATATGGACGCCCTGCCGGTGGCCGAAGCGACGGGTCTGCCGTATGCGAGCGCCACGCCCGGCGTGATGCACGCCTGCGGCCACGATGTGCACGTGACGTGTCTGTTGGGGGCGGTCGAATTGTTCGCCCAGGCGACGGATCACTGGCGCGGCACCGTGATTGCGGTTTTCCAGCCGGCCGAGGAGGTCGGCGACGGAGCCCGCGGCATGGCCGACGACGGTCTGGTCGATATCGTCGGCAAGGTCGATGTGGCGTTGGCCCAGCACGTGTTTCCCACGCCCGGCGGGCAGGTGAGTATCCGCAGCGGTGCGGTGATGTCTGCGGCCGACAGCCTGCGGGTCACGGTCTTCGGCCGGGGCGGGCACGGGTCGATGCCGCAGGTCACAGTGGACCCGGTGGTGTTGGCGTCGATGATCGTCATCCGCTTGCAGACGATCGTGTCGCGTGAGGTGGCGCCGAGTGAGACGGTCGTGCTGACCGTGGGCAGCATCCAGGCCGGGGCCAAGAGCAACGTTATCGGCGACCACGCGGTACTCGAACTCAATCTGCGCACCTTCGATGACTCGGTGCGGGCTGCGATGCTCGCGGCGATCCGGCGCATCGTCATCGCCGAATGCCAGGCATCCGATTCGCCACGGGAGCCGGAATTCGAGTTGTACGACCACTTTCCACCGACCGTCAACGACGATGCGGTGACGGCCCGGGTCGAGGCCGCTTTCCACGGGTACTTCGGCGACCGGGTGCAGACGATGCCGGCCGGCGCGGGCAGTGAGGACTTCAGTGACATCCCTGTCGCTCTGGGTGCGCCGTACACCTACTGGGGTATCGGTGGGCTCGACGAGCAGGTTTTCCGCGCGGCAGTGGCCGCCGATCGCGTGGGAGCGGACATCCCGGTGAACCATTCACCGCGGTTCGCCCCGGTACTGCAGCCGACCCTGGACACCGGTACGCAGGCGCTGGTGGTGGCCGGACTCAGTTGGCTTTAG
- a CDS encoding DUF2469 domain-containing protein, producing MSAEDLEKYETEMELSLYREYKDIVGQFSYVVETERRFYLANSVELIPRNSEGEVYFELRLADAWVWDMYRPARFVKQVRVITFKDVNIEEVEKPELRLPE from the coding sequence ATGAGCGCCGAGGATCTCGAGAAGTATGAAACCGAGATGGAGCTCTCGCTTTACCGCGAATACAAGGACATCGTCGGGCAGTTCAGCTACGTCGTCGAGACCGAGCGTCGGTTCTACCTGGCCAACAGTGTCGAGCTGATACCGCGTAACTCCGAGGGCGAGGTCTATTTCGAGTTGAGGCTCGCCGATGCCTGGGTGTGGGACATGTACCGTCCGGCCCGGTTCGTCAAGCAGGTGCGCGTCATCACGTTCAAGGACGTGAACATCGAAGAGGTCGAAAAGCCTGAATTGCGGTTGCCGGAGTAA
- a CDS encoding ribonuclease HII yields the protein MKTSWPPRTVIRRSSGLRTLESALYRNGLGPVAGVDEVGRGACAGPLVVAACVLGPNRMDSLASLDDSKKLVERERERLFPLIRRYALAYHVVFIPSEEVDRLGVHVANIEGMRRAVAGLSLRPGYVLSDGFRVPGLAVPSLPVIGGDAAAACIAAASVLAKVSRDRLMVEMEQQHPGYGFAEHKGYSTAAHSAALTELGPCAEHRYSYVNVRRAAEMTDVRREVAPMRHAEVAYAKMIDKASALREGQHTR from the coding sequence GTGAAGACGTCGTGGCCGCCTCGCACGGTGATCCGGAGGTCATCCGGACTACGCACCCTGGAATCAGCGCTGTATCGCAACGGTCTGGGCCCGGTTGCCGGCGTGGACGAGGTGGGGCGCGGCGCGTGTGCGGGACCTCTGGTGGTGGCGGCCTGCGTGCTGGGCCCCAACCGGATGGACAGCCTGGCCTCCCTCGACGATTCCAAGAAGCTGGTCGAGCGGGAGCGGGAGCGGCTGTTTCCCCTGATTCGCCGTTATGCGCTGGCTTACCACGTGGTGTTCATTCCGTCCGAGGAGGTGGACCGCCTCGGTGTGCACGTGGCCAATATCGAGGGCATGCGGCGTGCGGTGGCGGGGCTGTCGCTGCGTCCCGGATACGTCTTGTCCGACGGCTTCCGGGTTCCGGGCTTGGCGGTGCCTTCCTTGCCGGTGATCGGGGGAGACGCCGCGGCCGCCTGTATCGCAGCGGCCAGCGTGCTGGCCAAGGTCAGCCGGGATCGGTTGATGGTCGAGATGGAACAACAGCATCCTGGCTACGGGTTCGCCGAGCACAAGGGGTACAGCACGGCAGCGCACTCCGCGGCGTTGACGGAGTTGGGTCCGTGTGCGGAGCACCGCTACTCGTATGTGAACGTGCGGCGGGCCGCAGAGATGACAGACGTGCGGCGGGAGGTGGCACCAATGCGGCATGCTGAAGTGGCGTACGCAAAGATGATCGACAAGGCATCAGCACTACGAGAAGGACAGCACACCAGATGA
- the lepB gene encoding signal peptidase I, giving the protein MTGPAEPADTRSEGSFDSGSGLDSESEQSRDASEDESQDAKPERKHSTAREIAVLATIALVLYYVTLTFIARPYLIPSESMEPTLHGCPGCVGDRIMVDKVTFRFSQPEPGDVVVFKGPPSWNVGYKSIRSDNTAIRWVQNALSFVGFVPPDENDLVKRVIAVGGQTVQCRADTGLTVDGKQLNEPYLDPATMMADPGVYPCLGPEFGPVTVPPDRVWVMGDNRTHSADSRYHCSNLPTDVQNGLLCTGDPVAGTVPVENVIGKARFIAWPPSRWGGINGVNPQTDS; this is encoded by the coding sequence GTGACCGGACCCGCCGAGCCTGCCGACACGCGTTCGGAGGGTAGCTTCGATTCCGGTTCGGGCCTCGACTCTGAGTCAGAGCAGTCTCGCGACGCGTCCGAGGACGAATCGCAGGACGCGAAGCCCGAGCGCAAGCATTCCACGGCCCGCGAAATCGCCGTTTTGGCGACCATCGCATTGGTGCTCTATTACGTGACGCTGACGTTCATTGCGCGTCCGTATCTGATTCCGTCGGAATCGATGGAGCCGACGTTGCACGGTTGCCCCGGTTGCGTGGGTGACCGGATCATGGTCGACAAGGTGACCTTCCGGTTCTCCCAACCGGAACCCGGCGATGTCGTGGTGTTCAAGGGCCCGCCGTCGTGGAACGTCGGCTACAAGTCGATCCGTTCGGACAACACCGCGATCCGCTGGGTGCAGAATGCGCTTTCATTCGTGGGTTTTGTCCCACCGGATGAGAACGACCTCGTCAAGCGCGTCATCGCAGTGGGCGGTCAAACGGTGCAATGCCGTGCCGACACCGGTCTGACAGTCGACGGTAAACAGCTCAACGAGCCGTATCTGGACCCGGCCACCATGATGGCCGACCCAGGCGTCTATCCGTGTCTCGGCCCTGAGTTCGGTCCGGTCACCGTCCCGCCGGACCGGGTGTGGGTGATGGGCGACAACCGGACCCATTCGGCCGACTCGCGGTACCACTGCAGCAATCTGCCCACCGACGTGCAAAATGGCCTGTTGTGCACCGGTGATCCGGTGGCCGGCACGGTTCCGGTGGAGAATGTGATCGGAAAGGCACGGTTCATCGCCTGGCCGCCGTCCCGATGGGGCGGTATCAACGGCGTGAACCCGCAGACCGACTCCTAG
- the rplS gene encoding 50S ribosomal protein L19, with amino-acid sequence MNTLDFVDQASLRDDIPTFSPGDTVNVHVKVIEGSKERIQVFKGVVIRRQGGGIRETFTVRKESYGVGVERTFPVHSPNIDHLDVVTRGDVRRAKLYYLRELRGKKAKIKEKR; translated from the coding sequence ATGAACACGCTGGACTTCGTCGATCAGGCGTCGCTGCGCGACGACATCCCGACCTTCAGCCCCGGCGACACCGTCAACGTGCACGTGAAGGTGATCGAGGGCTCCAAGGAGCGCATCCAGGTCTTCAAGGGCGTCGTCATTCGTCGCCAGGGCGGTGGCATCCGCGAGACCTTCACCGTGCGGAAGGAGAGCTACGGCGTCGGCGTCGAGCGCACCTTCCCGGTGCATTCGCCCAACATCGATCACCTCGATGTCGTGACCCGTGGCGACGTGCGTCGTGCCAAGCTCTACTACCTGCGCGAGCTTCGTGGCAAGAAGGCGAAGATCAAGGAAAAGCGCTGA
- a CDS encoding serine hydrolase, translating into MRGRPSKLTMASAAGMTAVVAMAAVTVGCEARVYGTPPVAPGAPQLTVVVPQGSLAPLPEASPGEPAASFMGLGDRTQQATEDAADAGAEITVLVLDRNTGQLVSNGNGTTIAIASVVKLFIADDLLLQEARGQTVLSPEDRENLDVMLRSSDDSAAEVFWYRSGGSAIVDRVTARYGLGSTRPPSDGRWWNTISTAADLVRYYDMMMNGSGGLPAEQANVILSNLAQSTPDAIDGTQPGGTYPQRFGIPEGLYREPVAIKQGWMCCIGSDWMHLSTGVIGSDRRFIMVIGSLQPTNAATARDTITDAVKTMFPGGRI; encoded by the coding sequence ATGCGAGGGCGGCCGTCAAAACTGACGATGGCGAGCGCGGCCGGCATGACCGCCGTGGTCGCGATGGCGGCGGTAACGGTCGGCTGCGAAGCCCGGGTGTACGGAACTCCCCCGGTTGCACCTGGTGCACCGCAACTGACCGTGGTCGTCCCCCAGGGCAGCTTGGCTCCCCTGCCCGAGGCCTCGCCCGGAGAACCCGCCGCCAGCTTCATGGGCCTCGGGGACCGCACGCAACAGGCGACCGAGGACGCTGCCGACGCCGGCGCCGAGATCACCGTGCTGGTCCTCGACCGCAACACCGGCCAGCTGGTCTCCAACGGAAACGGGACGACCATCGCCATCGCGTCGGTGGTCAAGTTGTTCATCGCCGACGATCTGCTGCTGCAGGAGGCCAGGGGCCAGACGGTCCTCAGCCCCGAGGACCGCGAGAACCTGGACGTGATGCTGCGGTCCTCCGACGACAGCGCCGCCGAGGTCTTCTGGTACCGCAGCGGCGGTAGCGCCATCGTCGACCGGGTGACTGCCCGCTACGGCCTGGGCTCGACGCGGCCACCCAGCGACGGGCGCTGGTGGAACACCATCAGCACCGCGGCCGACCTGGTGCGCTACTACGACATGATGATGAACGGCAGCGGCGGTCTGCCCGCTGAACAGGCCAACGTCATCCTGTCCAACCTGGCCCAGTCCACTCCGGACGCCATCGACGGCACGCAACCGGGCGGCACTTACCCTCAACGATTCGGCATCCCCGAAGGCCTCTACCGCGAGCCGGTCGCGATCAAGCAGGGCTGGATGTGCTGCATCGGCTCGGATTGGATGCACCTGTCGACCGGCGTGATCGGCTCCGACCGACGTTTCATCATGGTGATCGGTTCGCTGCAGCCCACCAACGCTGCGACCGCACGGGACACCATCACCGACGCCGTCAAGACGATGTTCCCCGGCGGCCGGATCTAG
- the trmD gene encoding tRNA (guanosine(37)-N1)-methyltransferase TrmD: MHIDVVTIFPAYLDPIRQALPGKAIDAGILSVAVHDLRNWTHDVHRSVDDSPYGGGPGMVMKAPVWGEALDEICSEETLLVVPTPAGRPFTQAVAERWSAESHLVFACGRYEGIDQRVADDAARRMRVEEVSIGDYVLNGGESAALVMIEAVVRLMPDVLGNPASHQQDSHSDGLLEGPSYTRPQSWRGLDVPDVLLSGDHAKLAAWRHEQSVQRTRERRPDLLDES; this comes from the coding sequence GTGCACATTGATGTCGTCACGATCTTCCCGGCCTATCTCGATCCGATCCGGCAGGCGTTGCCGGGCAAGGCGATTGACGCCGGAATACTCTCTGTTGCCGTACATGACCTGCGGAACTGGACCCATGATGTGCACCGGTCGGTGGACGACTCACCGTACGGCGGTGGTCCGGGGATGGTCATGAAAGCGCCGGTGTGGGGTGAGGCGCTCGACGAAATATGTTCTGAGGAAACACTTCTGGTCGTGCCGACGCCGGCGGGGCGCCCGTTCACCCAGGCGGTGGCCGAGCGCTGGAGTGCGGAGTCGCACCTGGTGTTCGCGTGCGGCCGGTACGAGGGGATCGACCAGCGGGTGGCCGACGATGCGGCCCGCCGGATGCGGGTCGAAGAGGTTTCCATCGGCGACTACGTCCTCAACGGCGGCGAGTCGGCCGCGTTGGTCATGATCGAGGCCGTGGTCCGGTTGATGCCCGATGTATTGGGTAATCCCGCATCGCACCAACAAGATTCGCATTCCGACGGCCTGCTGGAGGGGCCCAGCTACACCCGGCCGCAGAGTTGGCGTGGGCTGGATGTACCCGACGTGCTGCTGTCCGGGGATCACGCCAAGCTCGCGGCGTGGCGCCACGAACAGTCGGTGCAGCGCACCCGCGAGCGCAGGCCCGACCTGCTCGACGAGTCCTAG
- the rimM gene encoding ribosome maturation factor RimM (Essential for efficient processing of 16S rRNA) — protein MDLVVGRVVKAHGISGEVVVEVRTDDPDARFTPGVALRGRARGGAERMFSIESVRDHAGRLLIRLAGVADRNAADALRGTVFIVDTADLPAIDDPDEFYDHELEGLRVVTVDGTAVGAVREVLHTAAGELLAIKADADDREILVPFVGAIVTSVSRETGTVVIDPPDGLLNLDLV, from the coding sequence ATGGACCTGGTTGTCGGGCGGGTTGTCAAAGCTCACGGCATTTCCGGTGAGGTTGTGGTCGAGGTCAGGACCGACGACCCCGATGCCCGATTCACCCCTGGCGTGGCCCTTCGGGGCCGCGCCAGAGGGGGTGCCGAGCGCATGTTCTCGATCGAATCCGTGCGTGATCACGCTGGTCGACTGCTGATCCGCCTGGCCGGTGTCGCCGACCGCAATGCGGCCGACGCACTGCGTGGCACGGTGTTCATCGTCGACACCGCCGACCTGCCCGCGATCGACGATCCCGACGAGTTCTACGACCACGAGCTCGAAGGCCTGCGGGTAGTCACTGTCGACGGCACCGCGGTGGGTGCCGTCCGCGAGGTACTGCACACCGCGGCCGGAGAACTGTTGGCGATCAAGGCCGATGCCGATGACCGCGAAATACTTGTCCCGTTCGTCGGCGCCATCGTCACGTCGGTGTCCCGGGAGACTGGAACCGTCGTCATCGATCCGCCGGACGGTCTGCTGAACCTGGACCTGGTCTAG
- a CDS encoding RNA-binding protein, with translation MSSVVVDAVEHLVRGIVDNPDDVRVDMVTSRRGRTVEVHVHPDDLGKVIGRSGRTATALRTLVAGIGGRGIRVDVVDTDQ, from the coding sequence GTGAGTTCTGTCGTGGTCGACGCCGTCGAGCACCTGGTCCGCGGCATCGTGGACAATCCCGACGACGTCCGCGTCGACATGGTCACCAGCCGCCGCGGCCGGACCGTCGAGGTGCACGTGCACCCCGACGACCTGGGCAAGGTCATCGGCCGCAGCGGTCGCACCGCCACCGCGCTGCGCACCTTGGTCGCCGGCATCGGTGGGCGCGGGATCCGCGTCGACGTGGTGGACACCGACCAGTAG